Proteins encoded by one window of Bacteroidia bacterium:
- a CDS encoding DUF5989 family protein: MEFLTDMWDFLKERKKWWLMPIIVILLLVGVLIVIGGGSAAAPFIYTLF, from the coding sequence ATGGAGTTTTTAACCGACATGTGGGACTTTTTGAAGGAAAGGAAGAAATGGTGGCTCATGCCAATCATCGTCATTCTGCTTCTCGTTGGGGTCTTAATAGTAATTGGCGGGGGTTCTGCCGCTGCCCCATTTATTTACACCCTTTTTTAA